Proteins from one Strix aluco isolate bStrAlu1 chromosome 10, bStrAlu1.hap1, whole genome shotgun sequence genomic window:
- the NXT2 gene encoding NTF2-related export protein 2 isoform X1, whose product MISSLQDFKTYVDQACRAADEFVNIYYETMDKRRRALTRLYLDKATLVWNGNAVSGQEELSKFFEMLPSSEFQVNMLDCQPVHEQATQGQTTVLVVTSGSVKFDGDKQRYFNQNFLLTAQATPTNTVWKIASDCFRFQDWAS is encoded by the exons ATGATTTCTTCTCTCCAGGATTTCAAAACCTATGTGGATCAAGCTTGTAGAGCTGCAGATGAATTTGTCAACATTTATTATGAGACAATGGATAAAAGAAGAAGG GCTTTAACAAGGCTTTATTTGGACAAAGCAACGTTAGTTTGGAATGGTAATGCAGTGTCTGGGCAAGAAGAACTGAGTAAATTTTTTGAAATGTTACCATCTAGTGAATTCCAGGTTAATATGTTGGACTGCCAGCCCGTTCACG AGCAAGCTACTCAAGGCCAGACGACAGTCCTCGTGGTGACAAGTGGGTCAGTAAAATTTGATGGCGACAAGCAGCGCTACTTCAATCAGAACTTCTTGCTGACAGCACAAGCCACACCTACCAACACAGTGTGGAAGATCGCCAGTGACTGCTTCCGCTTTCAGGACTGGGCCAGTTAG
- the NXT2 gene encoding NTF2-related export protein 2 isoform X2, translating into MAAAVDFKTYVDQACRAADEFVNIYYETMDKRRRALTRLYLDKATLVWNGNAVSGQEELSKFFEMLPSSEFQVNMLDCQPVHEQATQGQTTVLVVTSGSVKFDGDKQRYFNQNFLLTAQATPTNTVWKIASDCFRFQDWAS; encoded by the exons GATTTCAAAACCTATGTGGATCAAGCTTGTAGAGCTGCAGATGAATTTGTCAACATTTATTATGAGACAATGGATAAAAGAAGAAGG GCTTTAACAAGGCTTTATTTGGACAAAGCAACGTTAGTTTGGAATGGTAATGCAGTGTCTGGGCAAGAAGAACTGAGTAAATTTTTTGAAATGTTACCATCTAGTGAATTCCAGGTTAATATGTTGGACTGCCAGCCCGTTCACG AGCAAGCTACTCAAGGCCAGACGACAGTCCTCGTGGTGACAAGTGGGTCAGTAAAATTTGATGGCGACAAGCAGCGCTACTTCAATCAGAACTTCTTGCTGACAGCACAAGCCACACCTACCAACACAGTGTGGAAGATCGCCAGTGACTGCTTCCGCTTTCAGGACTGGGCCAGTTAG